Part of the Deinococcus grandis genome, GTCAGGGGACATTCACGTTCACGCGCGTGACCTTCTGATCCGCATCCTGCCCGGTCAGCACCAGGGACGGCACGCCCGAGAGTTCCGCCGGGAGCGGCACCACCATCGTCGAGCCCGGCAGTACGTACTGATTCCCCAGATCCGCGCGGCGCTCCCCGGCCGTCACCTGCATCTGCCGCAACACCGCGTACCCCGAACCCGCATTCCGGAACACCAGCTGCACCCGGCCGTCCAGGCGCTGCGCCGTCACGCTCAGCGCCGGACGCGCCTCCAGCTTCTCCACGAACACCGGCAGGCTGAACACGTACCGCGGCGTCACGCTCGACCGGCCCTCGGGCGCCGCCTCGGGCTGCAGTTCCTGACGCAGCACCAGGCGGTACGTCACGGACGGCACTTTCGGCGTGCTCCGCAACGCGATCCGCACCACCTGCGACTTCCCGGGCGCCACCTTGAACCGCATGGGACTGACCAGCGCGTCCCGCGCGGGAGTCAGCACCTCCTTGCCGTCCTTCTGCGTCCACAGCATGACCTCCGCCGTGAACTCCACCGGTTTCTCCTCGGCGTTCGTGACCGTCGTGAACGTCGAGAGCGACTCGGCAGGATTTACCGCCATCGTCACCGGACTGAGCACGAACCCCGCCGCTGCGGCCCCCCCGACCCCAACCAGGGCCGCCACGACCACCAGCACCGCCAACACCTGTTTCCTCATGAGCGAAAACTCCCTTCCCTTGCCCGGACCGGGCCAAATGAATCGTCTCTTGTTTCAGAACGTGAACGTCAGGGTCAACGTGTCGCTGTACGCCCCACTGACCACGTTCCACTGACCCGCCGGGACCGTCACGCCGAACGTCACGCCGCTCAGGTTCCCCTGCACGGACAACCGGTCCGCGCCGGACACCGTGTACCGCAGTCTCGCCGCGCCGCGCCGCATGAACCCCGTGAACACCCCCGACGCGGACAGGCTGCCGTCCACGCTGGACAGCGTCACCCGCGCCCCATTGCAGTTGCCGGTCGTCTTGACCCCTACCGACCCCAGCAGCGGCGACACGATCGGGTACGGCCCGAGCGCCGTCCCTTCTGCACTGGCCACTCTGCACGTCGAACCCGACGACTGCGCCGCCCCCCCACCGGCCAGCAGCGCAGCCCCCAGCAGCACCGCGCGCCGGGCGCCGCGCCCGTCAGGCCGCGCCGGAACGCGGGCGACCTGACCAGAAACGCAACGTGAATGCATCTCGACTCAGAACTCCACGGAGAAGACCACCGAACCGGCATACTGCCCGGACGGCGCGTTGAACTGGGGCGTGCTGGGCCAGCCAGCGCGGACTTTCGTCGGGTACACCTGAGCACCGTTGAATGGCGACGCATTGTCGTTCATCACAGACGTCGAGAGGTGCACCATCCAGACGCGACTGTCGAGCGTTCCCCCAGCACTGCGGGTCAAGGTGGTGGTCAGTGCCGTACCGTAATTCAGGGCGACCGCACTCCCGTTGATTTTCCGGGTGGGCGCTGACGAGCCCCGGTTGCAGTACACGTCGATGGTCACTTCACCGACGAAGTTCGTGCCGTACGACACCGTCGCGTCGTAGTCACCCATGTTGATCTTTGGGTTCTGGTTGGCCGTGGCGATGACGCAGGCGCGGTTGACCTGCGCGCCGACCTGCACCGTCTGGGGAGTTCCGGCGGCCTGGGCGGGCAGCAGGAGCAGCGGGAAGAGCACACTGTATCTACGCATGTCAGTTCCTCATGAGGCGGATGGCATGGCCCCTGAACTGCTGTGCTGACAGCCCGCACCGCCGCTGGGCGGATGCGGGCCATCAGTTCACTGTGAATTAGAAGGTGACGTTGATGTCCAGGGTGGCGCTGTACGTGTTATTGGCCACTGCCCACTGACCGGTGGCAGCGGCCGCAGTGACGGAGAACGTCGTATCGGTTCCGCCAGCAGCGTTAACGAGGCCGTTATCGCTGCCAATGCTGTAGGTGGCCACCAGACCGTTCGCTCCGAAGTTCAGGGCGCCGGTTTGAGGGGTCAAGGTGGTGTCGAGGGTGGGCACCGTCCCGAGGTTGCATTTGAATTTTGCCGTGGCATTGGTGGCGCTGTTGGCCGCAATGCCGTTGATGGCGTCGTAGGTGAACGAACCGCGAGTCACGCCATCAACCTGGCAGGCGGAGACGACGGTGGCCGTCACCGTCACAGTCTGCATGAGGCTGGCGGCGCTGGCGGTGGTGGTGGTGAGGGCGGCGGCGATGAGCAGGAGTTTCTTCATGGGATCCTTCCTTCGGTCAATGGGGCGCCGCCCAGCTTCTCCCCTGAAGCTGTGACTGGAAGCGGACACCCCGTGGCCTGACCTGTGCCTCGCACTGTATGAGCGGATGCTGAATGCGGTCAAATGCCGTGCTGGACGGCACATTAAAGCTGGCGTTAAATGCTGGGGGCCGGGCGTTAAGGCGACAGGGCCGGGCGTGAATGCGGCGCTCAGGTGAGGCAGTGCCGCGTGGCGGAAATGCTTAGCATGAAAGCCTCTTGGTATCGAACGACGCTCAACTCGCTGCGGTGAATGTGACATTAACGGCGCTTGGCGCGACACGGGTGTGTCGTGACGCGACGGTGGTGCCCATGTCCCGGAAGTCCCTCATGCTGCTCACGTACCTGACGCTGAGCGGGCAGGCGCAGCACCGGGCGGCGGTCGCGCGGCTGCTGTGGCCGCAGGCGCACGGCCTGCAGAACCTGCGGGTGGACCTGACCATGCTGCGCCGTCAGGGGATCGAGGTGGCCCCGCCGAAGGCGCCGTTGCTGCACGCGGTCCTCCCGACCGACCTGGACGTCTGGGAGGCGGATCTGCATGCGCCGCTGGAGGAGTGGCTGGCGCGGGCACACGCGCCGCTGGATGGCCTGGACGACCCGACCCTGCCGGAGTGGACGGCGTGGCTGGCCGGGCAGCGGGAGGCGCTGCTGGGCCGTGTCCGGGCGGCGCTGACGCGGCGGCTGACGCGGGAAAGCCCGGACGCGGCCCGCGCGGCGCTCGTGCTCGCGGCCGCGGCGCGGCTGGGCGTGACCCTGGACGCGCCGCCGCACGGGCTGGGCGCGCCGGGTCCGGTGGCGGCGCTGCCGGACCGCGCCGCGCGGGACCCGCAGGTGCTGATGCAGGTGGGGCGTCCCGGCAGCGGGCGCTTCCCGGCCGTGCGGGCAGCACTGGACGCGGCGGGCTGGACGGCAGTGACGGTGACGGGCACCCCGTCGAGCGCGCACCTGCTGGCGGGACTGGTGTTGCAGGTGCGGTCCCACCTGCCCGCGGCGGCGCAGGCGGACGCGGACAGTCTGCTGCGCGGCGCGAGCGACCCGGAGCAGGACGTGGTGCGCCTGAGTCCGCTGCTGCTGCGCCTAGCGTGTCCGGTGGCGTTCGTGGTGCGGCGCGCCGAGTGCCTGGACGAGGCGGGCGTGCGCCTGCTGGCGTTCCTGCTGGGTACGTCCGCGCCGGTCACGGTGGCCCTGATCACCGCGCCGCACGCGGAGGCGGACCTGCGCCGCCAGCTGGAACGGCTGGGGGCCGGGCCGCGCCTGCTGGTGCAGCGCAGCCTCCCGCCTGCCCCGGACGCCTTCGGGCCGCTGCTGCCGGGCGGGGCGCCCGCCGGGGCGGCGCTGGAGGTCTGGCGGCAGTCGGAGGGCTGGTGGCCGGCCGCGCGGGCCATCGCGAGGCAGGTGGGCGCCTGGAACCGCCGGGTGCGGCTGCCGGCGGACCTGCGGGAGACACTGCTCGCCGAGGTTCACGCGGCGGTCGGGCCGGACCTGGCGGCGCACCTGTCGAGACTGGCGGGCCTGCCGTCACCGTTTGCGCTGGACGCCGCGGCCGCGGCGCTGGGTGAGGCTGGCGTGGGCGGCCTGGACGGGCGGACCCTGGCACGCCGGACGGCGCGGGCGGCCGTGCGCGCCGGTCTGCTGGAGCCCGTGCCGGAGCGCGTCGTGGCGACCTTGCCGGGGTTGCCGGTGACCCGCGCGGCGGACCGCGCGTTGCCGCTGGCGTTCCGCAGTGAACTGCACCGCGCGGCCCTCGCCGGGCAGCTCAGTGCGGCCGAGCGGCTGCACCTGCGGTCACTGCCGGGGGCGTCGGACGTGTGGGCGCGACCGGACGACCAGCCGCACGACCAGCCACGGGGACCGCGCGGCGCGCCGGAGGCCCGGGGTGGACAGGACCGGCCCGCGCTGTCCAGGCCAGCCGACGCCTCGGCCCTGGCGGCGCCGGATGAGACGGGCGCGTCTGACGTGCCGGGCAGCGTGTACCTGGGGGGCGGATACCACCTGCTGCGCGCGGCCGGGCAGATCAGCGTGGTGCGGCTGGGTGACCCGCACGGCCCGGCGCCCACCCTGCACCTGCGCCTGCCGGGCCCTGGCGCGCCGGGCCTGCACCGCTGGTCCCTGAGCGTCCACGTCCGGGCCGACGGCGCGCCGGACGCGGTGACGCTGCTGGCGCCCACGCCCGGCACGCCCGTTCCCGGGCGGTTCCGGTGCCTGCCGGACGCCTGGACGGACCTGAGCGGCCTGAGTGACGGGCCGGGCCTCGAACTGGTGTGCGGCGCGCGCAACCTCACGCTCACGGTGACGGACGTGTCGTACCACCCGGCGCTGGCGCTGTGCGCGGAGGACGAATCCGCCTGATCTCTGCTGCGTGGCTGTTCGCGGGGGGGGAGACCCACCGTCCGCCCCGCGGGTCAGGGGGAGAGGGTGCCAGGGGTGTGCGTGGCGCCGGGCACGTGGGCGGGGTGAACGCGCTGCCCGCCCACCCACACGTCCTGCACCTCCAGCGCGGCGTTCAGGGTCACGAGGTCGGCACGGAGCCCCACGCGCAGTTCGCCGCGGTCGTGCAGGCCCACCGAGCGGGCCGGAGTCAGGCTGGCCATGCGGCTCGCCTGGGGCAGCGGAATTCCGGCGGCGACCGCGCGGCGCAGCGCGGCGTCCATGGTCAGGACGCTGCCGGCCAGCGTTCCGTCGGGCAGCGTCGCGAGCGGGCCGCGGACCGTGACCGGCTGGCCGCCCAGTTCACTCTGCCCGTCGCCCAGACCGGCGGCGCGCATGGCGTCGGTGATCAGCATGACCCGCTCCGGCGCGGCGGCGCAGGCCAGCCGGAAGGCGGTGTCGTGCACGTGAACGCCGTCCAGGATGATTTCCAGGGTGGCCAGCGGGTCGCTCATCAGGGCGCCTGCGGGTCCGGGGGCGCGGCCCTCGACGCCGCCCATCGCGTTGAACAGGTGCGTGGCGGCCGCCTGCCCGCCGCTGGCGTGCACGGCCGCCAGCAGGCCGCTGACGGTGTCCGCGTCGGCGCGGGTGTGGCCCACCCCGACGCGGACGCCCGCACGGGCGAACCGCAGCGCGGCGGCGGTCGCGCCGGGCAGTTCCGGGGCGAGCGTCACGGCGCGCACCACGTCCAGGCGCAGGATCTCGTCCAGCCGGTCGGGCGTGGGGTCCAGCGTGAACGGCGGCTGCGCGCCGAGCCGCTGGGCGCTGATGAACGGCCCTTCCAGGTGCGCGCCGGGCAGGTCCGCGCCGCCCGGCACGCCCTGCCGGCGCAGGTCCGCGACGGCGTGCAGGGCGTCCATGACGCGCCCCCAGGGGTTGGTGATGGTGGTGGGCAGCAGCGTGGTCGTGCCGCAGCGGGCGTGCAGGCGCGCCAGGCGGATCAGGCCCTCGCGGCCGTCCATGGTGTCGCCGCCGCCGCCGCCGTGAACGTGCGTGTCCACGAAGCCGGGCAGGATCAGCCGGTCGGTGGGGGCGGCCGGGTCGGGCGTGACGGCAGTGACGCGCCCACCCTGGACGTGCAGCGCGCCGGGGGTGAGGCCGCCGGGCAGCAGCAGCTGGCCGCGCAGGACGGTGGGCTCGGTGGAAGTCACCCTCCGGTCTTAGCACGTCCGGGCCGGGGTGGGTGGGGGGCTGTGCGGCGCGCAGGCCCGTGCGGTCATACGGATTCCGTTTGTTTCATTGACAGATCGGAACACCACCGATCTGCCAACTCCACGTCCGGAACCCGTTTCTCTCCTGCTCGCTCCGCTCGGGTTGAAAGATGTTGCAAACCTTTCAACCGGAGTCCGTATCAGTCGCGCAGGGTGGCAACGGCCGGGACGGGGGTGGCGGGGCGGTCGCCGAGCAGCCGCACGGGCCAGGTCTGCTCGAAGGCGTCGAAGTCGGCCGGCTCGAGGGCCCGGGCGTACAGCCAGCCCTGGCCCAGGTCGCAGCCGGCCTCGCGCAGCGCCCGTTCCTGTTCGGGGGTCTCGACGCCCTCGGCGAGCAGTTCGATGTCCAGCGCGCGGGCCATCAGGACGCTGGCCATCACGATCGCCAGGCTCTCGCGCGCGGCCTGCGTGTCCTGCCCCAGGTCCCGCACGAACGCCCGGTCGATCTTCAGTTCGTCCACCGGCAGGGAGCGCAGGCTGAACAGTGAGGAGTACCCGGTGCCGAAGTCGTCCATGCTGACGCGCACGCCCAGGTCACGCAGTTCCTGCAGGACCTCGCGCACGCGGGTGGGGTTGTCGATAAGGCCGCTCTCGGTGACTTCCAGCACCAGCCGCTGCGGGCGCAGGCCGCTGTCTGACAGGGCCTGCCGGACGCGGCTACTGAAGGTCGGGTCGCTCAGCTGACGGCTGGAGACGTTCACGCTGACGCTCAGGTGCGGGTTGCTGAAGCGCGTCACTTCATGGCAGGCGGTGCGCAGCACCCACTCGCCCAGGCGGGGCATCAGCCCGGCGAGTTCCGCGACCGGAATGAACTGGTCGGGCGTGACCGGCCCGAGGACCGGGTGCGTCCAGCGCAGCAGCGCCTCGGCGCCGACGAGCTGCCCGGTGGCGAGGTGCACCTGCGGCTGGTAGGCCAACCGGAAGTGCCGGTCGCGCAGGCTTTCACGCAGCGCGCTTTCCATCGTGACGGACGGAATGCGGGCCGGGGGGGCGGGGGCGTACACCTCGCTGAACTGCTGGGCGCGTTTGGCGCCGTACAGCGCGGCGTCGGCCTGTTGCAGCAGCGTCTGCGCGTCGTGCGCGGTGGCAGGGGCGACACTCCAGCCCAGCGAGCCTTCCAGCAGCAGGGGCGTGCCGTTCGCCTCGAAGGGCTCGTCGAACAGGGCGCGCAGGTCCGCGCTGAGCACGCCGATCTGGTTGGGGTGGGCGAGCAGGCCGAACTCGTCGCCGCCCATGCGGGCCACGCCGCGCAGGTCGTGCCGGGCGGCCACGGCCGTGAGGCGCGCGGCGAGTTCCCGCAGCAGCTGGTCGCCGACGGCGTGCCCGAACCCGTCGTTCAGGAACCGGAAGCGGTCGAGATCCAGCAGGCCCAGCGCCAGCGGCTCCCCGGCGGTCAGGTGCGCCCCGGCGCACTCGCTCAGCGCGGCGCGGCTGAGCAGGTCCGTGAGGGGATCGCGGTACGCGAGGCGCTGCAACCGCTCCTGGTTGAGGTGCTGTTCGAGCAGCATCGCGGCGGACGGTTCGAGGTGGCGCAGGGTCGCGGGCAGATCGGCGGTCCAGGCGTGCGGAGTGGTGTGCGTGGCCAGCAGGGAGCCGAGCAGCTGACCGTCGCGGCCGTAGAGGGGCACCTCGATCAGCGCGCGGGCGGCGGGGCTCAGCGCGGCGTGCAGCGGGGACGTGCTGCGCGCCAGGTCCGGGCAGGTCTGCGGCAGGCCCTCCCGGTCCGGGTCGAGCGCCTGCCAGTGCTGCCGGAGGGTCTCGCCGTCCAGGTGCTGCGCGGCGACCGCGACCGCGTCCGGGAGGGCCCCGACCGTCCGCAGGGGCGTCCCGGCGATCATGAGGCCCAGCTGCCAGCCGACGTCGAAGCGGTCCGCACCCTGCAGCAGCAGGCACAGCGTCCCGGACAGCGGCGCGCCGGTCAGGGCGAGGCGGTGGGCGCGGGCGACGCGTTCCTGCTGCAGTTCGCCCTGCCGCTGCGCGGTCACGTCGCGCAGGCTGATGGCCCAGTGCGTGCAGGTGTCGCTCTCCAGGATGCCGCTGACATGAACTTCGAGCCACTGCTGGGCTTCGGGCAGGAACAGCGTGTCGCGGTAGGTGCTCCCGGCGGGCAGACCGGTGAGCTGCGCGAGCATGGCCAGGATGTTCACGGTGTTGCCCTCGGCCATGGGCCACTGCGGCATGGGCAGGTCGGGCAGCTGTTCCAGACCGTGGTGGCGCAGCAGGTCGAGCATGGCGGGGTTGCCGTACACGACCCGCAGGTGCTGATCGCCCGGGCGGGCGTCGAGCACCAGCAGCGGATCGACGGAGGTGTCCACCATGGTGCGCAGCAGGTTCATCTGTTCGGCCTGGCTGCGGTCCTGGGTCTGGTCCTCGCCGAAGCCGATCATCAGGCGTAGCGTGCCGTCCGGGTCACGCACGGGCAGGTAGGGTCCGGCGCAGCGTGAGGGGGCCGCTGGGGGTGGGAAAGGTCTCGGTGAACGAGACGCACTCGCTGCTGGCGCGCGCCTGCGCGAAGTGCTGCTCGCGGACCTCGGCCCGGTCGGTGGGGTGGCCGCGCCGCGTGACGTGCTCGCGGTCGGTCAGGCCGATGATGGTGCGGCGCACGTCCGCGCTCTGGATGGCGGCCGGGTTCACGTACACGTAGCGGCCCTGGTCGTCGAGCACGGCGACGTCCAGCGGCAGCGGATCGAGGATGGTCCGGGCGAGGTCGTGTTCGGCCAGCAGCAGCGTGACGGGGTCCGCCGCGCCGAGTGCAGTGGCGTGGCAGACCACGCTGCCCCGCGGACCGCGCAGCGTGACCTGTGCGGGCAGGGGCGTCCCGGGGGGGTGGTCCAGCAGCCCGTGCGGGGCGCGTTCGCCCGGGGGGAGGGGCAGGCCGAGCAGGTCGGTCAGTCCGGCACTGGCCGCCAGGACGGTGTGGTCCGCGCCGAGCAGCAGGACGCCGATGGGAGCACCGGGGTCCGCGAGGGGGGCCGGTGAGGGTGACATGCTTCAGTGTGCCCCAGGTCATCTCACGGAATTCTTGATTGCCGCTCAGGTGAAGCCTTGTGAGTTTCCACACCACTTCTCAGCTGGGGTTCATGAAGTCTGACCTGACCTGGACGGACGTCCACCCGGCGCGGCTGAAACGTGGGGCACGGGTTCCCCGGGTCTTCATGTCTTCCTGACGGGGCGTGCGATACTGCCCGTATCTGAACCCGGTTCACAATTCACCTGGAGGTGCCCCGAATGACCCTCAGTCCCCCGCTCCCCCCCCGTGACGGCGTGCACTACCGCGCCTGCAACCTCTGCGAGGCGATCTGCGGCCTGCGCATCACCGTGCAGGGCGGCCAGGTGACCGACGTGCGCGGCGATCCCGACGATCCGCTCTCCCGCGGGCACATCTGCCCCAAGGGCGCCGCCCTGCCGGACCTGCACGCCGACCCGGACCGCCTGAAGACCCCCATGCGCCGCGACGGGGACACCTGGCATCCCATGAGCTGGGACGACGCGCTGGACCTCGTCGCCCGGCGCCTGCGCGGCGTGCAGGCCACGCACGGCCCGGACAGCGTCGCGACCTTCCAGGGCAACCCCAGCGTGCACAACAGCGGCACGCTGCTCACCGCCGGGGCGTTCCTGAAGGCCCTGGGCACCCGCAACCGCTACAGCGCCACCAGCACCGACCAGCTGCCCCACCACTACGCCGCCGCCGAGATGTTCGGCCACCCGCTGCTGCTGCCCATTCCCGACGTGGACCGCACGGACTTCCTGCTGATGCTCGGCGCGAACCCGCTGGCCAGCAACGGCAGCATCCTGACCGCGCCCGGCATGCGCGAGCGCCTGCGCGCCATCCGTGACCGCGGCGGCCGCGTCGTGCTGCTCGACCCGCGCCGCACCGAGAGCGCCGCGCACGCCAGCGAGTACCACCCCATCCGCCCCGGCAGCGACGCGCTGTTCCTCATGGCGTTGCTGCACGTGATCCTGAGTGAGGGCCTCGCCCGCCCGGGACGACTGGCCGACGTCACCGACGGCCTGGAGGACCTGCACGACGTCGCCGCCCCCTACACCCCGGAAGCGGTGCAGGCCGCCACCGGCGTCCCGGCCGCCACCACCCGCGAACTGGCCCGCGCGTTCGCCCGCGCGCCGCGCGCCGCCGCGTACGGCCGCATCGGCCTGAGCGTGCAGGCGTTCGGCGGGCTGTGCCAGTGGCTGCTGAACACCCTGAACCTCGTCACCGGCAACCTCGACCATGAGGGCGGCGCGATGGTCCCGCGCCCCGCGTTCGACCTGCTGACCGGCGC contains:
- a CDS encoding fimbrial biogenesis chaperone; the protein is MRKQVLAVLVVVAALVGVGGAAAAGFVLSPVTMAVNPAESLSTFTTVTNAEEKPVEFTAEVMLWTQKDGKEVLTPARDALVSPMRFKVAPGKSQVVRIALRSTPKVPSVTYRLVLRQELQPEAAPEGRSSVTPRYVFSLPVFVEKLEARPALSVTAQRLDGRVQLVFRNAGSGYAVLRQMQVTAGERRADLGNQYVLPGSTMVVPLPAELSGVPSLVLTGQDADQKVTRVNVNVP
- a CDS encoding N-acetylglucosamine-6-phosphate deacetylase, producing the protein MTSTEPTVLRGQLLLPGGLTPGALHVQGGRVTAVTPDPAAPTDRLILPGFVDTHVHGGGGGDTMDGREGLIRLARLHARCGTTTLLPTTITNPWGRVMDALHAVADLRRQGVPGGADLPGAHLEGPFISAQRLGAQPPFTLDPTPDRLDEILRLDVVRAVTLAPELPGATAAALRFARAGVRVGVGHTRADADTVSGLLAAVHASGGQAAATHLFNAMGGVEGRAPGPAGALMSDPLATLEIILDGVHVHDTAFRLACAAAPERVMLITDAMRAAGLGDGQSELGGQPVTVRGPLATLPDGTLAGSVLTMDAALRRAVAAGIPLPQASRMASLTPARSVGLHDRGELRVGLRADLVTLNAALEVQDVWVGGQRVHPAHVPGATHTPGTLSP
- a CDS encoding sensor domain-containing protein — encoded protein: MRDPDGTLRLMIGFGEDQTQDRSQAEQMNLLRTMVDTSVDPLLVLDARPGDQHLRVVYGNPAMLDLLRHHGLEQLPDLPMPQWPMAEGNTVNILAMLAQLTGLPAGSTYRDTLFLPEAQQWLEVHVSGILESDTCTHWAISLRDVTAQRQGELQQERVARAHRLALTGAPLSGTLCLLLQGADRFDVGWQLGLMIAGTPLRTVGALPDAVAVAAQHLDGETLRQHWQALDPDREGLPQTCPDLARSTSPLHAALSPAARALIEVPLYGRDGQLLGSLLATHTTPHAWTADLPATLRHLEPSAAMLLEQHLNQERLQRLAYRDPLTDLLSRAALSECAGAHLTAGEPLALGLLDLDRFRFLNDGFGHAVGDQLLRELAARLTAVAARHDLRGVARMGGDEFGLLAHPNQIGVLSADLRALFDEPFEANGTPLLLEGSLGWSVAPATAHDAQTLLQQADAALYGAKRAQQFSEVYAPAPPARIPSVTMESALRESLRDRHFRLAYQPQVHLATGQLVGAEALLRWTHPVLGPVTPDQFIPVAELAGLMPRLGEWVLRTACHEVTRFSNPHLSVSVNVSSRQLSDPTFSSRVRQALSDSGLRPQRLVLEVTESGLIDNPTRVREVLQELRDLGVRVSMDDFGTGYSSLFSLRSLPVDELKIDRAFVRDLGQDTQAARESLAIVMASVLMARALDIELLAEGVETPEQERALREAGCDLGQGWLYARALEPADFDAFEQTWPVRLLGDRPATPVPAVATLRD
- a CDS encoding PAS domain-containing protein; this translates as MSPSPAPLADPGAPIGVLLLGADHTVLAASAGLTDLLGLPLPPGERAPHGLLDHPPGTPLPAQVTLRGPRGSVVCHATALGAADPVTLLLAEHDLARTILDPLPLDVAVLDDQGRYVYVNPAAIQSADVRRTIIGLTDREHVTRRGHPTDRAEVREQHFAQARASSECVSFTETFPTPSGPLTLRRTLPARA